A stretch of the Aegilops tauschii subsp. strangulata cultivar AL8/78 chromosome 4, Aet v6.0, whole genome shotgun sequence genome encodes the following:
- the LOC109769709 gene encoding LIM domain-containing protein HDR3 isoform X2: MAYPSRAYNQCGHERRSSFMKWLCNFLKGTKPVESNHRRRPRVTAGEESSLWQQEPVRPKREDPPRHDNEELDRQIALSLAEEAKRPKERNHNKGENDEDLAKAMQDSLNMNPYMPHNPYAPSQALPRGQRVCGGCKHEVGHGHYLSCMGMYWHPQCFRCSSCTHPIRETEFTLLGAEPYHKLCYKELHHPKCDVCLQFIATNRTGLIEYRAHPFWGQKYCPSHELDRTPRCCSCEKMEPRNTKYMSLGDGRSLCMECLDSAVMDTGECQPLYHSIRDYYEGMNMKLDQQIPMLLVERQALNEAMEGECKGPHHMPETRGLCLSEEQTVSSILRRPRIGGHRLLDMRTQPQKLTRRCEVTAILVLYGLPRLLTGSILAHELMHGWLRLKGYRNLSPEVEEGICQVMSYLWLESEILPASTRHAQPSTSYASSSSSSSYRPPSSKKGGISHTEKKLGEFFMHQIANDTSTAYGDGFRTAYKAVNKYGLRQTLNHIRLTGGFPV, translated from the exons ATGGCCTACCCCTCGAGGGCTTATAATCAGTGCGGCCACG AAAGGAGATCCAGCTTCATGAAGTGGCTCTGCAATTTCCTCAAGGGGACGAAGCCCGTGGAGTCAAACCACCGGCGGCGGCCTCGGGTGACTGCGGGAGAAGAGAGCTCGCTCTGGCAACAAGAACCGGTCCGGCCAAAG AGGGAGGATCCACCTAGACATGACAATGAAGAATTGGACCGTCAGATTGCACTCTCTCTTGCAGAGGAAGCCAAACGTCCTAAAG AGCGAAACCATAACAAGGGAGAGAACGATGAAGACCTCGCCAAGGCCATGCAGGACAGTCTGAACATGAATCCTTACATGCCACACAATCCCTATGCCCCCTCCCAGGCCTTGCCTAGAGGGCAAAG GGTCTGTGGTGGCTGCAAGCATGAGGTAGGACATGGCCATTACTTGAGCTGCATGGGAATGTACTGGCATCCTCAATGTTTCCGTTGCTCTTCTTGCACCCACCCTATCCGCGAGACCGAG TTCACCTTGCTAGGCGCAGAGCCATACCACAAATTGTGCTACAAGGAGTTACACCACCCGAAATGTGATGTCTGCCTTCAATTT ATCGCAACAAACAGGACGGGCTTGATAGAGTACAGAGCCCATCCATTCTGGGGCCAGAAGTATTGCCCCTCACATGAGCTTGACCGCACACCTCGTTGTTGTAGCTGTGAGAAAATGGAG CCAAGGAACACGAAGTATATGTCGCTGGGAGACGGGCGCAGTTTGTGCATGGAATGCCTGGATTCTGCGGTCATGGACACGGGTGAATGCCAGCCCCTGTACCACTCCATCAGAGACTACTACGAAGGGATGAACATGAAACTCGACCAGCAGATACCCATGCTCCTGGTTGAGCGGCAAGCCCTCAACGAGGCAATGGAAGGAGAGTGCAAA GGACCTCACCACATGCCTGAGACAAGAGGCCTGTGTCTGTCGGAGGAGCAGACTGTGAGCAGT ATACTTAGAAGGCCCAGGATTGGTGGACATAGGCTACTAGATATGAGAACCCAGCCACAAAAGCTGACTCGCCGATGTGAAGTCACTGCAATTCTTGTCTTGTATGGACTCCCCAG GCTACTAACTGGCTCCATCCTTGCCCATGAATTGATGCACGGGTGGTTGCGCCTCAAAG GTTACCGAAACCTAAGCCCAGAGGTTGAGGAGGGTATATGCCAAGTCATGTCTTACTTGTGGCTCGAGTCGGAGATTCTTCCAGCTTCTACAAGACACGCTCAACCTTCAACCTCTTATGCTTCATCCTCGTCGTCTTCCTCGTATCGACCACCATCATCCAAGAAGGGTGGCATATCTCACACCGAGAAGAAGCTTGGCGAGTTCTTCATGCATCAGATTGCCAATGACACCTCAACAGCGTATGGTGACGGATTCAGAACTGCCTATAAAGCTGTCAACAAGTATGGCCTTCGCCAGACACTGAACCATATACGTTTAACTGGAGGGTTTCCTGTGTAA
- the LOC109769709 gene encoding LIM domain-containing protein HDR3 isoform X1, whose product MLATQAISCGVLSLCFLILFNAERRSSFMKWLCNFLKGTKPVESNHRRRPRVTAGEESSLWQQEPVRPKREDPPRHDNEELDRQIALSLAEEAKRPKERNHNKGENDEDLAKAMQDSLNMNPYMPHNPYAPSQALPRGQRVCGGCKHEVGHGHYLSCMGMYWHPQCFRCSSCTHPIRETEFTLLGAEPYHKLCYKELHHPKCDVCLQFIATNRTGLIEYRAHPFWGQKYCPSHELDRTPRCCSCEKMEPRNTKYMSLGDGRSLCMECLDSAVMDTGECQPLYHSIRDYYEGMNMKLDQQIPMLLVERQALNEAMEGECKGPHHMPETRGLCLSEEQTVSSILRRPRIGGHRLLDMRTQPQKLTRRCEVTAILVLYGLPRLLTGSILAHELMHGWLRLKGYRNLSPEVEEGICQVMSYLWLESEILPASTRHAQPSTSYASSSSSSSYRPPSSKKGGISHTEKKLGEFFMHQIANDTSTAYGDGFRTAYKAVNKYGLRQTLNHIRLTGGFPV is encoded by the exons ATGTTAGCAACCCAAGCAATTTCCTGTGGTGTTCTGTCCCTGTGTTTCTTGATCCTGTTCAATGCAG AAAGGAGATCCAGCTTCATGAAGTGGCTCTGCAATTTCCTCAAGGGGACGAAGCCCGTGGAGTCAAACCACCGGCGGCGGCCTCGGGTGACTGCGGGAGAAGAGAGCTCGCTCTGGCAACAAGAACCGGTCCGGCCAAAG AGGGAGGATCCACCTAGACATGACAATGAAGAATTGGACCGTCAGATTGCACTCTCTCTTGCAGAGGAAGCCAAACGTCCTAAAG AGCGAAACCATAACAAGGGAGAGAACGATGAAGACCTCGCCAAGGCCATGCAGGACAGTCTGAACATGAATCCTTACATGCCACACAATCCCTATGCCCCCTCCCAGGCCTTGCCTAGAGGGCAAAG GGTCTGTGGTGGCTGCAAGCATGAGGTAGGACATGGCCATTACTTGAGCTGCATGGGAATGTACTGGCATCCTCAATGTTTCCGTTGCTCTTCTTGCACCCACCCTATCCGCGAGACCGAG TTCACCTTGCTAGGCGCAGAGCCATACCACAAATTGTGCTACAAGGAGTTACACCACCCGAAATGTGATGTCTGCCTTCAATTT ATCGCAACAAACAGGACGGGCTTGATAGAGTACAGAGCCCATCCATTCTGGGGCCAGAAGTATTGCCCCTCACATGAGCTTGACCGCACACCTCGTTGTTGTAGCTGTGAGAAAATGGAG CCAAGGAACACGAAGTATATGTCGCTGGGAGACGGGCGCAGTTTGTGCATGGAATGCCTGGATTCTGCGGTCATGGACACGGGTGAATGCCAGCCCCTGTACCACTCCATCAGAGACTACTACGAAGGGATGAACATGAAACTCGACCAGCAGATACCCATGCTCCTGGTTGAGCGGCAAGCCCTCAACGAGGCAATGGAAGGAGAGTGCAAA GGACCTCACCACATGCCTGAGACAAGAGGCCTGTGTCTGTCGGAGGAGCAGACTGTGAGCAGT ATACTTAGAAGGCCCAGGATTGGTGGACATAGGCTACTAGATATGAGAACCCAGCCACAAAAGCTGACTCGCCGATGTGAAGTCACTGCAATTCTTGTCTTGTATGGACTCCCCAG GCTACTAACTGGCTCCATCCTTGCCCATGAATTGATGCACGGGTGGTTGCGCCTCAAAG GTTACCGAAACCTAAGCCCAGAGGTTGAGGAGGGTATATGCCAAGTCATGTCTTACTTGTGGCTCGAGTCGGAGATTCTTCCAGCTTCTACAAGACACGCTCAACCTTCAACCTCTTATGCTTCATCCTCGTCGTCTTCCTCGTATCGACCACCATCATCCAAGAAGGGTGGCATATCTCACACCGAGAAGAAGCTTGGCGAGTTCTTCATGCATCAGATTGCCAATGACACCTCAACAGCGTATGGTGACGGATTCAGAACTGCCTATAAAGCTGTCAACAAGTATGGCCTTCGCCAGACACTGAACCATATACGTTTAACTGGAGGGTTTCCTGTGTAA
- the LOC109769709 gene encoding LIM domain-containing protein HDR3 isoform X3 has protein sequence MKWLCNFLKGTKPVESNHRRRPRVTAGEESSLWQQEPVRPKREDPPRHDNEELDRQIALSLAEEAKRPKERNHNKGENDEDLAKAMQDSLNMNPYMPHNPYAPSQALPRGQRVCGGCKHEVGHGHYLSCMGMYWHPQCFRCSSCTHPIRETEFTLLGAEPYHKLCYKELHHPKCDVCLQFIATNRTGLIEYRAHPFWGQKYCPSHELDRTPRCCSCEKMEPRNTKYMSLGDGRSLCMECLDSAVMDTGECQPLYHSIRDYYEGMNMKLDQQIPMLLVERQALNEAMEGECKGPHHMPETRGLCLSEEQTVSSILRRPRIGGHRLLDMRTQPQKLTRRCEVTAILVLYGLPRLLTGSILAHELMHGWLRLKGYRNLSPEVEEGICQVMSYLWLESEILPASTRHAQPSTSYASSSSSSSYRPPSSKKGGISHTEKKLGEFFMHQIANDTSTAYGDGFRTAYKAVNKYGLRQTLNHIRLTGGFPV, from the exons ATGAAGTGGCTCTGCAATTTCCTCAAGGGGACGAAGCCCGTGGAGTCAAACCACCGGCGGCGGCCTCGGGTGACTGCGGGAGAAGAGAGCTCGCTCTGGCAACAAGAACCGGTCCGGCCAAAG AGGGAGGATCCACCTAGACATGACAATGAAGAATTGGACCGTCAGATTGCACTCTCTCTTGCAGAGGAAGCCAAACGTCCTAAAG AGCGAAACCATAACAAGGGAGAGAACGATGAAGACCTCGCCAAGGCCATGCAGGACAGTCTGAACATGAATCCTTACATGCCACACAATCCCTATGCCCCCTCCCAGGCCTTGCCTAGAGGGCAAAG GGTCTGTGGTGGCTGCAAGCATGAGGTAGGACATGGCCATTACTTGAGCTGCATGGGAATGTACTGGCATCCTCAATGTTTCCGTTGCTCTTCTTGCACCCACCCTATCCGCGAGACCGAG TTCACCTTGCTAGGCGCAGAGCCATACCACAAATTGTGCTACAAGGAGTTACACCACCCGAAATGTGATGTCTGCCTTCAATTT ATCGCAACAAACAGGACGGGCTTGATAGAGTACAGAGCCCATCCATTCTGGGGCCAGAAGTATTGCCCCTCACATGAGCTTGACCGCACACCTCGTTGTTGTAGCTGTGAGAAAATGGAG CCAAGGAACACGAAGTATATGTCGCTGGGAGACGGGCGCAGTTTGTGCATGGAATGCCTGGATTCTGCGGTCATGGACACGGGTGAATGCCAGCCCCTGTACCACTCCATCAGAGACTACTACGAAGGGATGAACATGAAACTCGACCAGCAGATACCCATGCTCCTGGTTGAGCGGCAAGCCCTCAACGAGGCAATGGAAGGAGAGTGCAAA GGACCTCACCACATGCCTGAGACAAGAGGCCTGTGTCTGTCGGAGGAGCAGACTGTGAGCAGT ATACTTAGAAGGCCCAGGATTGGTGGACATAGGCTACTAGATATGAGAACCCAGCCACAAAAGCTGACTCGCCGATGTGAAGTCACTGCAATTCTTGTCTTGTATGGACTCCCCAG GCTACTAACTGGCTCCATCCTTGCCCATGAATTGATGCACGGGTGGTTGCGCCTCAAAG GTTACCGAAACCTAAGCCCAGAGGTTGAGGAGGGTATATGCCAAGTCATGTCTTACTTGTGGCTCGAGTCGGAGATTCTTCCAGCTTCTACAAGACACGCTCAACCTTCAACCTCTTATGCTTCATCCTCGTCGTCTTCCTCGTATCGACCACCATCATCCAAGAAGGGTGGCATATCTCACACCGAGAAGAAGCTTGGCGAGTTCTTCATGCATCAGATTGCCAATGACACCTCAACAGCGTATGGTGACGGATTCAGAACTGCCTATAAAGCTGTCAACAAGTATGGCCTTCGCCAGACACTGAACCATATACGTTTAACTGGAGGGTTTCCTGTGTAA
- the LOC109769710 gene encoding uncharacterized protein has product MQTEASVGMAAATVDGAAAVAARRYSTQQQQQPQPQQHHNQPKLGTTLHLLAGGVAGAVSKTCTAPLARLTILFQVQGMHSDVATMRNTSIWREASRIVYEEGLRAFWKGNLVTIAHRLPYSSISFYTYEKYKNWLQMIPGLDSNGGLGADVGVRMVGGGLSGITAASLTYPLDLVRTRLAAQTNTAYYRGISHALFAICRDEGPRGLYKGLGPTLLGVGPSIAISFSVYETLRSHWLLERPCDSPIFISLACGSLSGVASSTFTFPLDLVRRRKQLEGAAGRANVYKTGLVGTFGHIIQTEGYRGLYRGILPEYCKVVPSVGLIFMTYETLKSMFTGGASDE; this is encoded by the exons ATGCAGACGGAGGCGAGCGTGGGGATGGCCGCCGCgaccgtggacggcgccgccgccgtcgccgcgcggAGGTACTCgacgcagcagcagcagcagccgcagccgcagcagCACCACAACCAGCCCAAGCTTGGGACGACGCTCCACCTCCTCGCcggcggcgtcgccggcgccGTCAGCAAGACCTGCACCGCGCCGCTCGCCCGCCTCACCATCCTGTTTCAG GTGCAAGGAATGCACTCAGATGTGGCTACGATGCGCAACACTAGTATATGGCGTGAAGCGTCCCGCATTGTCTATGAAGAAGGGCTACGAGCTTTCTGGAAAGGAAATCTTGTAACTATTGCACATCGGTTACcttactcctcgattagtttctATACATACGAGAAATATAAGAAT TGGCTTCAGATGATACCTGGTCTCGACAGCAATGGTGGATTGGGTGCCGATGTTGGTGTCAGAATGGTAGGCGGTGGCTTGTCTGGGATAACTGCAGCTTCTTTGACATATCCACTGGACTTGGTACGGACACGTCTGGCTGCTCAG ACGAACACAGCCTACTACAGGGGCATATCCCATGCTCTTTTTGCGATCTGCAGAGATGAGGGTCCCAGGGGGTTGTACAAGGGTCTTGGTCCCACTTTACTG GGAGTAGGCCCCAGTATAGCAATAAGCTTCTCAGTTTATGAAACTCTGCGTTCACATTGGCTACTAGAGCG GCCATGTGATTCCCCTATCTTTATCAGTTTGGCTTGTGGAAGTCTTTCAGGAGTTGCATCATCAACTT TTACATTTCCATTGGATCTTGTAAGACGCCGCAAGCAGTTGGAAGGTGCAGCTGGGAGGGCCAATGTCTACAAGACAGGACTTGTTGGAACGTTTGGGCATATTATTCAGACAGAAGGTTATAGAGGATTGTATAGAGGGATCTTGCCTGAGTACTGCAAAGTGGTTCCCAGCGTCGGCCTCATTTTTATGACGTACGAGACACTGAAGTCCATGTTCACAGGAGGGGCATCAGATGAATAG